In Candidatus Jidaibacter acanthamoeba, a single genomic region encodes these proteins:
- a CDS encoding HU family DNA-binding protein codes for MNKEELISALSAKTDATKVDSKKHLEALLEVVQEVLVKGDSLQLVGFGTFAVSDVKAKEGINPQTREKIKIPASKRVKFSVGKQLKEAVNHKNSKKK; via the coding sequence ATGAACAAAGAAGAATTAATAAGTGCATTATCTGCAAAAACCGATGCAACTAAGGTTGATAGTAAAAAGCATTTAGAGGCATTACTTGAAGTAGTACAGGAAGTATTAGTTAAAGGAGATAGCTTACAGCTTGTAGGTTTCGGTACATTTGCAGTGTCTGATGTGAAAGCAAAAGAAGGCATTAACCCGCAAACAAGAGAGAAGATAAAAATTCCGGCTAGTAAAAGAGTTAAATTCTCAGTGGGTAAGCAGCTTAAAGAAGCAGTAAACCACAAGAATTCAAAAAAGAAATAA
- a CDS encoding acyloxyacyl hydrolase, whose translation MYLKSLSAVLTFIYLILNINLAQATSHSIILGLGKQGISAKKKPIEGNEAKLEYRFASFYYNLQPHIGVMGSSKESAYVYAGLNYVIDFSPLHLGISFSPGIYHRGKGKKLGHPLEFKSQFEVYYDITRSVSLGASVSHRSNAGISKTNPGLNNIMLELQYRLN comes from the coding sequence ATGTATTTAAAAAGCTTAAGTGCAGTTTTAACTTTCATTTATCTTATTTTAAATATCAATCTTGCTCAAGCAACCTCTCATTCCATAATTCTCGGATTAGGAAAACAAGGTATTTCAGCTAAGAAAAAACCTATTGAGGGCAATGAAGCTAAGCTTGAATATCGTTTTGCTTCTTTTTATTATAATTTACAGCCGCATATCGGTGTGATGGGAAGCAGCAAAGAAAGTGCTTATGTTTATGCCGGTTTAAATTATGTAATTGATTTCTCTCCCCTGCATCTCGGCATTTCATTTAGCCCGGGAATTTATCACCGCGGCAAAGGCAAAAAGTTAGGCCATCCTTTAGAGTTTAAAAGCCAGTTTGAAGTTTACTACGATATAACTCGCTCAGTTTCTTTAGGAGCAAGCGTATCACATAGATCAAATGCCGGCATTTCTAAAACAAACCCAGGGCTTAATAACATAATGCTTGAATTACAATATAGGCTGAACTAA
- a CDS encoding cytochrome ubiquinol oxidase subunit I: MELLDPVLLSRIQFAFVISFHIIFPSLTIGLASFLAVLEGLWLKTKHPIYKEIYKFWIKIFAVCFGLGVVSGVVMSYQFGMNWSGFSTKVGNVLGPLLSFEVLTAFFLEASFLGIMLFAWDRVSPKVHFISTLVVTIGTIISAFWILSANSWMHTPVGFTMKEDGVFYPTDWMEIIFNPSFPYRFFHMLTAAYLTTSFIVAGVAAWYLLKGRYTSHARIMLTMAMLMAILVAPMQIMIGDMHGLNTLEHQPAKIAAIEGLWETEKGAGLKLFGWPDQEKEETLYSIEIPKLGSIILAHDIDAEIKGLKHWPKEQRTDGVALVFWCFRIMVGVGLIMSLTGVLAIIQFARKKIFTSKPFLKWCIMVSPLGILAILCGWITTEVGRQPYVVYGVMKTIEAHSPVTVEQVLIALIAFFVVYAFVFGAGVYYIFKLISKGVKIGDWIEMYGKHGQKHPISIADIFPKTF, translated from the coding sequence ATGGAATTATTAGATCCGGTTTTGTTATCTCGAATACAGTTCGCTTTTGTGATTTCATTTCATATCATTTTTCCTAGCTTAACTATTGGCTTAGCTAGTTTTTTAGCTGTACTTGAAGGGTTATGGCTTAAAACTAAGCACCCTATATATAAAGAAATATATAAGTTTTGGATAAAAATCTTTGCGGTTTGCTTCGGGCTCGGTGTGGTTTCAGGGGTGGTAATGTCTTATCAGTTCGGCATGAACTGGTCAGGGTTTTCTACGAAAGTAGGTAATGTTTTAGGCCCACTATTAAGTTTTGAAGTTTTAACCGCGTTCTTTTTAGAAGCATCGTTTTTAGGTATTATGCTTTTTGCCTGGGATAGGGTGAGCCCTAAAGTACATTTTATTTCTACCCTTGTGGTTACAATCGGCACCATAATTTCAGCTTTTTGGATTCTTTCGGCTAACAGTTGGATGCATACTCCCGTAGGTTTTACCATGAAGGAAGACGGGGTTTTTTATCCGACTGATTGGATGGAAATAATTTTTAATCCGTCTTTCCCCTATAGATTCTTTCATATGCTTACCGCTGCATACCTTACTACCTCTTTTATTGTTGCCGGAGTTGCAGCCTGGTATTTGCTTAAAGGCAGATATACTTCCCATGCTCGCATAATGCTCACGATGGCAATGCTTATGGCAATCCTTGTTGCTCCTATGCAAATTATGATAGGAGATATGCACGGTCTTAATACCTTGGAACACCAACCGGCTAAAATTGCAGCTATTGAAGGCTTATGGGAAACTGAAAAAGGTGCGGGGTTAAAATTATTCGGATGGCCTGATCAGGAAAAAGAAGAAACGCTTTACAGTATTGAAATCCCTAAACTCGGCAGTATAATCCTTGCACATGACATTGATGCTGAAATTAAAGGTTTGAAACATTGGCCTAAAGAGCAACGTACCGATGGGGTAGCTTTAGTTTTCTGGTGCTTTAGAATAATGGTAGGGGTCGGATTAATCATGAGCCTAACCGGAGTACTTGCAATTATACAGTTTGCACGTAAAAAAATCTTCACTTCCAAACCTTTTCTTAAATGGTGCATAATGGTTTCTCCGCTTGGGATACTTGCAATTTTATGCGGGTGGATTACTACCGAGGTCGGAAGGCAGCCTTATGTTGTATATGGAGTAATGAAAACAATTGAAGCGCATTCCCCGGTAACCGTAGAGCAGGTTTTGATTGCCTTAATTGCATTCTTTGTAGTATATGCGTTTGTTTTCGGGGCTGGGGTTTACTATATTTTCAAATTAATCTCTAAGGGTGTAAAGATTGGAGATTGGATTGAGATGTATGGCAAACACGGGCAAAAGCATCCGATATCAATTGCGGATATTTTTCCGAAAACTTTTTAA
- the cydB gene encoding cytochrome d ubiquinol oxidase subunit II, with product MFDLSSSIDLPLLWGGLIALSVLLYVCLDGFDLGIGILFPFAPSDKCRDKMMNSISPFWDGNETWLVLGGGGLLAAFPLAYSVLMPAIYMPLTIMLIALIFRGISFEFRFKASIKTRRVWDYCFHYGSLVATLMQGIILGVFVQGINVVDRKYAGGAWGWLNGFSITVGLAMVFGYALLGSTWVIMKTEEETQSWAKKCSLYVLIYVLGFMGIVSLWVPFLNNQIFDRWFSWPNMFYFSPLPIISVFVSFYLIKTITNGKEVAPFLLSISLFILAYIGLAVSLWPWVVPYSISVWEAAAASESLSLISVGAAILLPVVLIYTAYSYYIFRGKTSHESLY from the coding sequence ATGTTTGATCTCTCTTCATCAATTGACTTACCGTTACTATGGGGCGGATTAATTGCTCTTTCAGTACTTTTATACGTTTGCTTAGACGGGTTTGATTTAGGAATAGGAATATTATTCCCATTTGCCCCTTCAGACAAATGTCGTGATAAAATGATGAACTCAATCTCTCCTTTTTGGGATGGGAATGAGACTTGGTTGGTATTGGGAGGGGGAGGTTTACTTGCAGCCTTTCCGTTAGCTTATTCAGTTCTTATGCCTGCAATTTATATGCCGCTTACCATAATGTTGATAGCCTTGATTTTTAGAGGGATATCTTTTGAATTTAGGTTCAAAGCGAGTATTAAGACAAGGAGAGTATGGGATTATTGCTTTCATTACGGCTCTTTGGTTGCAACTCTTATGCAAGGCATAATTCTTGGAGTATTCGTGCAAGGTATTAATGTAGTAGACAGAAAATATGCGGGAGGAGCCTGGGGCTGGTTGAACGGTTTTTCTATTACTGTAGGACTAGCGATGGTTTTCGGATATGCACTGCTCGGCAGCACTTGGGTTATTATGAAAACTGAAGAAGAAACTCAAAGTTGGGCAAAGAAATGTTCCCTGTATGTTTTAATATATGTGCTTGGATTTATGGGGATAGTTAGTTTATGGGTACCGTTCTTAAATAATCAGATTTTTGATCGTTGGTTTTCATGGCCGAATATGTTTTACTTTTCTCCATTACCTATTATCTCGGTTTTCGTTTCTTTTTATCTTATAAAAACAATTACCAACGGTAAAGAAGTGGCGCCATTTTTGTTATCTATATCGCTATTTATATTGGCGTACATAGGGTTAGCAGTAAGCTTATGGCCCTGGGTGGTGCCTTATAGCATTTCTGTTTGGGAAGCGGCAGCGGCTTCCGAATCACTTTCACTCATTTCAGTAGGAGCTGCTATTTTGCTTCCGGTGGTATTGATATATACCGCATATAGCTATTATATATTTCGCGGTAAAACTTCTCATGAAAGTTTGTATTAA
- a CDS encoding HNH endonuclease, with protein MPHAIRIVEVTGLNGEYDHDFNEANKAAGYKETPDGYTWHHHEDGKTMELVPQKICTMR; from the coding sequence ATGCCTCATGCTATAAGGATAGTTGAGGTTACTGGCCTTAATGGAGAATATGATCATGACTTTAATGAGGCAAATAAGGCAGCAGGTTATAAGGAAACACCTGATGGCTACACTTGGCATCACCATGAAGATGGTAAAACTATGGAACTTGTACCCCAAAAGATCTGCACGATGCGATAA
- a CDS encoding type IV secretory system conjugative DNA transfer family protein, producing the protein MAENFGKAGNFIRNVMAAVAFGIVVVIFAFYLSGIIFSITESGIYSITPYFLTSSEPFNVLIYYYFWWINNLSGITLTFHNYLIPRLVLATIIPITTFAYLIWKYRETLYEKRPFKPEEALHGDAKWASEDDIFKAGLRAKKGMLLGKDNKGYLVAPGYQHCLLFAPTGSGKGVGFVIPNLLYWEDSVFCHDIKLENFELTSGWRQKMGQQVYCWNPADPDGITHCYNPIDWVSSKPGQMVDDVQKIANLIMPEKEFWNNEARSLFVGVVLYLIAVPDKIKSFGEVVRTMRSDDVVYNLAVVLDTIGQEIHPVAYMNIAAFLQKADKERSGVISTMNSNLELWANPLIDTATASSDFNILDFKRTLTTVYVGLTPDNLQRLQPLMQVFYQQATEFLARRLPSKEDPYGVMFMMDEFPTLGKMEQFASGIAYFRGYHVRLFLIIQDTEQLKGIYEEAGMNSFLSNATYRVTFAANNVETANLISQLIGNKTVDQVSANRPKFLDFNPASRSLNVSKTQRALLLPQEVIGLPRDDQILLIESCPPIKSKKIKYYDDAFFKKRLLKPISLPQQEPYDPRKAKEMMSSKKAATEES; encoded by the coding sequence ATGGCTGAAAATTTTGGTAAAGCAGGTAATTTTATTAGAAATGTAATGGCGGCCGTTGCTTTTGGTATAGTTGTGGTTATTTTTGCATTTTATCTTTCAGGAATTATATTTAGTATTACTGAATCAGGAATATATTCAATAACCCCGTATTTCCTAACCTCATCTGAGCCTTTTAATGTTTTAATATATTATTATTTCTGGTGGATAAACAATCTATCCGGTATCACTCTAACTTTTCATAATTATCTTATACCCAGATTAGTGCTTGCTACTATTATCCCTATTACCACATTTGCCTACCTGATCTGGAAGTATCGGGAAACCCTTTATGAAAAGAGGCCTTTTAAGCCTGAGGAAGCTCTACATGGCGATGCGAAATGGGCAAGCGAGGATGATATATTCAAAGCCGGATTAAGAGCTAAAAAGGGAATGTTGCTCGGAAAAGATAATAAAGGTTATTTAGTGGCACCCGGATATCAACATTGTTTGCTATTTGCTCCTACCGGATCCGGTAAAGGTGTAGGCTTTGTAATTCCTAACTTACTTTATTGGGAAGATTCAGTATTTTGTCATGATATTAAGTTAGAAAACTTTGAGCTTACCAGCGGTTGGCGGCAGAAAATGGGGCAACAGGTTTACTGTTGGAACCCGGCTGACCCGGACGGTATTACCCATTGTTATAACCCGATTGACTGGGTGAGCAGTAAACCCGGCCAGATGGTGGATGACGTGCAGAAAATTGCTAACCTGATTATGCCTGAGAAGGAATTCTGGAATAATGAAGCACGCTCATTATTTGTCGGGGTAGTGTTATATCTGATTGCCGTGCCGGATAAGATAAAATCATTTGGTGAAGTAGTCAGAACAATGAGAAGCGATGACGTAGTGTATAACCTTGCAGTAGTACTCGATACTATCGGTCAGGAAATCCATCCCGTAGCTTATATGAACATAGCAGCTTTCCTGCAGAAAGCTGATAAAGAGAGATCGGGCGTAATATCCACCATGAATTCTAACCTTGAATTATGGGCAAACCCTCTTATTGATACCGCAACAGCTTCCAGTGACTTTAACATACTTGATTTCAAACGCACGTTAACCACGGTTTATGTCGGGCTAACACCGGATAACCTGCAGCGCTTACAACCTTTAATGCAGGTATTCTACCAGCAGGCTACCGAGTTCTTAGCGAGAAGATTACCAAGTAAGGAAGATCCTTACGGAGTAATGTTCATGATGGATGAGTTCCCTACTCTCGGAAAGATGGAACAATTTGCAAGCGGTATCGCATATTTTAGGGGTTATCACGTCAGGCTATTTTTAATTATTCAGGATACGGAGCAGCTAAAAGGTATATACGAAGAAGCAGGAATGAACTCGTTTTTATCCAATGCGACTTATAGAGTAACCTTTGCAGCAAACAACGTGGAAACCGCCAACCTGATTTCTCAGCTAATCGGCAATAAGACCGTTGACCAAGTTTCAGCAAATAGGCCTAAATTCTTAGACTTTAATCCGGCTTCCAGATCATTAAACGTTTCTAAAACTCAAAGGGCTTTACTTTTGCCGCAGGAAGTTATCGGTTTGCCGCGTGATGATCAAATTTTACTTATTGAATCCTGCCCACCGATTAAATCTAAAAAGATTAAATATTATGATGATGCCTTTTTTAAGAAAAGACTGTTAAAGCCTATCAGCTTGCCGCAACAGGAGCCGTATGATCCGCGTAAAGCTAAGGAGATGATGAGCTCTAAAAAAGCCGCAACTGAGGAAAGCTGA
- the virB11 gene encoding P-type DNA transfer ATPase VirB11, with product MKMTLTALETYLEPLKKIFAEEDVNEVSINRPFEAWIEKRGDIRYESMPELDFDHLRGLSLLVAQSTDQKISEETPLLSATLPNGYRIQIIIPPACESGTIGMSIRKPSTIKMSLDDYEKMGAFDSTAIEEEHDEAREILNNYLKNKNIKEFLRTGILSRKNIIISGGTSTGKTTFTNAMLRTIPKEERLITCEDAREIDLSSHPNRLHLLSSKGGQGRAKVTTQDLIEACLRLRPDRIIVGELRGAEAFSFLRAINTGHPGSISTLHADTPLMALEQLKLMVMQAGLGMPPEQIKEYILNVVDVVVQLKRAGKGKRYISEIYFKGSGNITQGL from the coding sequence ATTAAAATGACTTTAACTGCTTTAGAAACTTACCTTGAGCCTTTGAAAAAAATCTTCGCCGAAGAGGATGTTAATGAGGTTTCCATTAATCGTCCTTTTGAGGCCTGGATTGAAAAGAGGGGTGATATCAGATATGAAAGTATGCCTGAACTAGATTTTGATCATTTAAGGGGCTTAAGTTTGCTGGTTGCGCAATCAACAGACCAAAAGATAAGTGAAGAAACCCCCCTACTCTCTGCAACTCTTCCAAACGGTTACAGGATTCAGATTATTATACCTCCTGCATGTGAATCAGGAACTATCGGCATGTCGATCAGGAAACCTTCTACAATAAAAATGAGCTTGGATGATTATGAGAAAATGGGAGCTTTTGATAGTACTGCTATCGAAGAAGAACACGATGAAGCAAGAGAAATTTTAAATAATTACCTTAAGAATAAAAATATAAAAGAATTTCTTAGAACCGGAATACTCTCCAGAAAGAATATTATAATAAGCGGAGGGACTTCCACCGGTAAAACGACATTTACTAATGCTATGCTCCGTACCATACCTAAGGAAGAGCGTTTAATCACTTGCGAAGATGCAAGAGAAATAGATTTAAGCAGTCATCCGAATAGATTGCATTTATTATCCTCTAAGGGGGGGCAAGGTCGTGCAAAAGTAACCACTCAGGATCTAATTGAAGCATGTTTACGTTTAAGACCGGATAGAATTATAGTAGGAGAGCTCAGAGGCGCTGAAGCATTCAGCTTTTTAAGGGCGATTAACACCGGCCACCCGGGTTCGATATCAACATTGCACGCAGATACTCCGCTAATGGCACTCGAGCAGTTAAAGCTCATGGTTATGCAAGCAGGCCTAGGGATGCCGCCCGAGCAAATTAAAGAATATATTTTAAATGTTGTTGATGTTGTTGTACAATTAAAAAGAGCTGGTAAAGGTAAACGATATATATCGGAAATTTACTTTAAAGGCTCAGGAAATATAACCCAAGGATTATAA
- a CDS encoding TrbI/VirB10 family protein, whose amino-acid sequence MPDDKNNKVIEVDANHTEASGSEAEPSSSPSENSNEQESQASQFSIVASTPQHKKVMAIGIVVVTIVVLYYIFFGRPYSPEEIKDKKEREIAAQKEELLKTSAPVTKPAEATVSITPPKLPEPPPLTDPTPPEPPPPPTPLSPSSPLFNQPNNAPIITNIVKSNSDDLERVKKLEAKRKAGMIVVGGGGAFSTTDKKGAADEKDSAETKKKNKVDFLGFGNGSLDGVSLTKTSSEQVTATKIGNTDLIIAQGKVINAVLETAINTDLPGMLRAAIVRDVYAESGKNILLPKGSRVVGTYDSEIKDGQTRVSIVWDRVIRPDGIDLAISSPGTDQLGRAGVEGKLDNKFWTKLGSALLVSYVIPVLANKFTNVNKNDQVTTTTTTGVGGTSTTSQSTFAAQQAQEASDQFTKVGKEIVEKTFSTKPTITVNQGAYINIYVKKDLVFPSGFTSNSAQVLK is encoded by the coding sequence ATGCCAGACGATAAAAATAATAAAGTAATTGAGGTCGATGCCAACCATACTGAGGCTTCCGGTAGCGAAGCGGAGCCTTCAAGTTCTCCCTCAGAAAATAGTAACGAACAGGAAAGCCAAGCAAGCCAATTTTCTATAGTTGCTTCTACACCTCAACATAAGAAGGTTATGGCAATTGGAATTGTAGTAGTTACCATCGTGGTATTATACTATATATTTTTCGGGCGCCCTTACTCTCCGGAAGAGATTAAAGATAAGAAAGAAAGAGAAATAGCAGCACAAAAAGAAGAACTGCTGAAAACCTCGGCACCGGTAACTAAACCTGCGGAAGCAACCGTAAGTATAACTCCGCCTAAATTACCGGAGCCGCCGCCGCTTACCGACCCGACTCCTCCGGAGCCACCTCCCCCGCCTACTCCATTATCACCTTCCTCACCATTGTTTAATCAGCCAAACAATGCACCTATCATTACTAATATCGTAAAATCTAATTCAGACGATCTTGAAAGGGTAAAAAAACTGGAAGCTAAACGTAAAGCAGGCATGATTGTTGTGGGTGGCGGAGGAGCATTTTCTACTACCGATAAAAAAGGTGCAGCCGATGAAAAAGACTCTGCGGAAACCAAGAAAAAAAATAAAGTTGACTTTCTAGGCTTCGGTAACGGCTCTTTAGACGGCGTTTCACTTACCAAAACATCTTCCGAACAAGTTACCGCCACTAAAATAGGTAATACCGATTTAATTATTGCCCAAGGAAAAGTTATTAATGCAGTTTTAGAGACGGCAATTAACACTGATCTGCCGGGAATGTTAAGAGCTGCTATAGTGCGTGACGTTTATGCCGAATCAGGAAAAAACATTTTACTCCCTAAAGGATCCCGGGTAGTCGGAACTTATGATTCTGAAATAAAAGATGGACAAACCAGAGTTAGTATAGTTTGGGATCGAGTGATAAGGCCGGATGGTATCGATCTTGCAATCTCATCTCCAGGCACTGACCAACTTGGCAGAGCCGGGGTTGAAGGCAAACTTGATAACAAATTCTGGACTAAATTGGGCTCGGCATTACTTGTTTCATATGTAATACCTGTGCTTGCCAATAAATTTACTAATGTGAATAAAAACGATCAGGTAACCACTACTACAACTACCGGTGTCGGTGGTACATCGACCACTTCACAATCAACTTTTGCTGCTCAACAAGCTCAAGAAGCTTCTGATCAATTTACAAAAGTCGGTAAAGAAATAGTTGAAAAAACCTTCTCTACTAAACCGACTATTACTGTGAACCAAGGTGCTTATATTAATATTTACGTTAAGAAAGACTTAGTTTTTCCTTCAGGGTTTACCTCTAATAGCGCACAGGTATTAAAATGA
- a CDS encoding TrbG/VirB9 family P-type conjugative transfer protein, producing MCSLTKRFILLILLILPCAFAHADQPIAIDSRIKTFVYSENEVFRVVVHYGYQTSIEFADGEEIQTISVGNSFAWQLIPVGRRLFIRPLEENILTNMTIITNMRTYQFEIQSRLLSYTIDEELVYVVRFFYPDDETDQIKPQVKSFSEQDAIPVVKPFNFNYTLSGADRIAPIKIFDDGINTFFEFPSTRNVPQISTVSGKTLVKLVPKIKGKYIVVNTVAPEFELSDNMDIVKVYNENYKK from the coding sequence ATGTGTAGTTTAACTAAAAGATTTATTTTATTAATATTATTAATCTTACCTTGCGCATTTGCTCATGCCGATCAACCTATCGCAATTGATAGCAGAATAAAAACTTTCGTATATAGCGAAAACGAAGTTTTTAGAGTAGTTGTACACTATGGCTATCAAACGAGTATCGAATTTGCCGACGGTGAAGAAATACAAACTATTTCAGTAGGAAACAGCTTTGCATGGCAGTTAATTCCGGTCGGTAGAAGGCTCTTTATTAGACCGCTTGAGGAAAACATTCTTACTAATATGACAATCATAACCAATATGAGAACATACCAATTTGAAATTCAATCAAGATTACTGTCATATACAATTGATGAGGAATTGGTATATGTAGTCCGATTCTTCTACCCTGATGATGAAACCGATCAGATTAAACCTCAAGTTAAAAGCTTTTCAGAACAGGATGCTATACCTGTCGTTAAACCTTTCAACTTTAATTATACCCTTTCCGGAGCTGATAGAATTGCACCGATTAAAATATTTGATGACGGGATAAATACGTTTTTCGAGTTTCCTTCAACACGAAACGTTCCGCAAATAAGTACTGTGAGCGGTAAAACTTTAGTAAAACTTGTTCCTAAAATAAAAGGGAAATATATTGTAGTTAACACGGTTGCCCCGGAATTTGAGCTATCTGATAATATGGATATCGTGAAAGTATATAATGAGAATTATAAAAAATAA
- a CDS encoding virB8 family protein, with product MKFIDKIKGLLKKEEQSKEATLSLKNWYSERYEKMLIQRNLLFLVCVISLITIALSVLAIRYIKSTRSIEPFVIEIERKTGVPTVVEPVSVKAYSADDAVKRYFVMKYIRAREEFIFNSYDYNYNTVVRVLSSEDVYYSDYRPKFSIKNPNSPYNLYGNNNYRTVSLKSIIFQSPTSAQVRIRMEVKGIMNQVMDKICFVEFKFANLQMNDDERLINPLGFKVTLYRIEDEQQRGA from the coding sequence ATGAAATTTATAGATAAAATAAAAGGGTTATTGAAAAAAGAGGAGCAATCAAAAGAAGCTACGCTCTCATTAAAAAATTGGTATTCCGAACGCTATGAAAAAATGCTTATACAACGCAACCTTTTGTTTTTAGTTTGTGTCATTTCATTGATTACTATAGCACTTTCAGTGCTTGCCATCAGGTATATAAAAAGTACCCGCTCAATTGAACCGTTTGTAATTGAAATCGAACGAAAAACCGGTGTACCTACCGTTGTAGAACCTGTGAGCGTTAAAGCTTACTCGGCGGATGATGCCGTTAAAAGATATTTTGTTATGAAATATATAAGAGCAAGAGAAGAATTCATTTTCAATTCCTATGATTATAATTACAATACAGTAGTAAGGGTTCTTTCTTCAGAAGATGTGTATTATAGTGACTATAGACCTAAATTCAGTATTAAAAACCCTAATAGCCCGTACAATTTATATGGTAATAATAACTATAGAACAGTAAGCTTAAAATCTATTATTTTCCAATCACCGACATCTGCACAAGTTAGAATCAGAATGGAAGTAAAAGGAATAATGAACCAGGTAATGGATAAAATTTGTTTCGTAGAATTTAAATTTGCTAATTTACAAATGAATGATGACGAAAGGTTAATTAATCCGTTAGGATTTAAAGTAACCTTGTATAGAATTGAAGATGAACAACAAAGAGGAGCATAG
- a CDS encoding superoxide dismutase — translation MLKDLLAQRNNFTLPQLPYAKNALEPYVSEETLSFHHGKHHQTYVTNLNNLIKDSPFAEMGLEDIIEKSYQKADKVGIFNNAAQVWNHAFLWHCMKKDGGGLPSKTLQDKINEDFGSMEKFVEEFKNAAITQFGSGWAWLVLDKDKLKVIKTGNAELPMVLGQKALLTIDVWEHAYYLDYQNRRADYVNTFIEKLINWQFVEENFNSR, via the coding sequence ATGTTAAAAGATTTACTTGCGCAAAGAAATAATTTTACCCTACCTCAGTTGCCTTATGCAAAAAATGCACTAGAACCTTATGTCTCTGAAGAGACCTTGTCTTTTCATCATGGCAAACATCACCAAACCTATGTTACAAACTTGAATAACTTAATAAAAGATTCTCCGTTTGCTGAAATGGGACTAGAAGATATTATAGAGAAATCCTATCAGAAAGCCGATAAGGTGGGGATTTTTAATAATGCCGCGCAAGTTTGGAATCATGCTTTTTTATGGCATTGTATGAAAAAAGACGGTGGCGGTTTACCTTCTAAAACTTTACAAGATAAAATAAATGAAGATTTCGGAAGCATGGAAAAATTTGTCGAAGAATTTAAGAATGCTGCAATCACTCAATTCGGAAGCGGTTGGGCATGGCTGGTTTTAGATAAAGATAAGTTAAAAGTAATAAAAACCGGTAATGCCGAACTTCCGATGGTTTTAGGTCAAAAAGCCCTCCTGACCATTGATGTTTGGGAACATGCATACTATTTGGATTATCAGAATCGCAGAGCTGATTATGTAAATACGTTTATAGAAAAATTAATTAACTGGCAATTTGTTGAAGAAAACTTTAATTCAAGATAG
- a CDS encoding complex I NDUFA9 subunit family protein, translating to MKKIGINDTITIFGGSGFIGSYIVKELAKTGAKIKIVSRNPEENNQLKVCGSVGQIAFVKGDIKSFKDIEKNVEGSTFVVNLVGILFESSKQKFNKLHVEAAKNIALSCSNNGIRRLIHFSALGVNRNHTSKYASTKLEGEKAVLQTFPNSVIIRPSVVFGREDNFINMFAKLVAVFPVIPLIGGGRTRLQPVYVVDVAEAVGRCLVKDNICGKVFELGGSKVYTLREIYELVFKLIGKKKPLVSIPFIFAKVMAAILSLLPRPLLTCDQVELLKTDNVIVKTKNSFEELGLTPTSMEAVLSEYIR from the coding sequence ATGAAAAAGATTGGTATAAATGATACAATAACTATCTTCGGCGGTAGCGGCTTTATCGGAAGTTATATTGTAAAAGAATTAGCTAAGACGGGGGCTAAGATAAAAATAGTTTCTCGTAACCCAGAAGAGAATAATCAGCTGAAAGTTTGCGGTTCAGTTGGGCAAATTGCTTTTGTTAAAGGGGATATTAAAAGTTTTAAAGATATTGAAAAAAACGTTGAAGGTTCGACATTCGTAGTAAATCTGGTCGGGATATTATTTGAAAGCAGTAAGCAAAAATTTAACAAGTTACATGTAGAGGCTGCAAAAAATATTGCTTTATCCTGTTCTAATAACGGTATAAGAAGATTAATACATTTTTCAGCGCTAGGAGTAAATAGAAATCATACTTCTAAATATGCCTCAACTAAGCTTGAGGGTGAAAAAGCTGTGCTTCAGACATTTCCGAATTCAGTGATTATTCGCCCAAGCGTAGTGTTCGGAAGAGAAGATAACTTTATAAATATGTTTGCAAAACTTGTTGCCGTGTTCCCCGTTATTCCTTTAATCGGCGGCGGCAGAACCAGGCTTCAGCCAGTTTATGTTGTGGACGTTGCTGAAGCTGTGGGGAGATGCTTAGTTAAGGATAATATTTGCGGAAAAGTTTTTGAGTTGGGAGGGTCAAAAGTCTATACTTTGCGAGAGATATATGAATTAGTATTTAAATTGATCGGCAAAAAAAAGCCGTTGGTAAGTATCCCATTCATATTTGCTAAAGTTATGGCTGCGATTTTAAGTTTATTACCTCGGCCATTACTTACTTGTGACCAAGTTGAATTACTTAAAACTGATAATGTTATAGTAAAAACTAAGAACAGTTTTGAAGAATTAGGCTTAACCCCAACCTCAATGGAGGCAGTTTTATCCGAGTATATCAGATAA